One genomic window of Mustela lutreola isolate mMusLut2 chromosome 14, mMusLut2.pri, whole genome shotgun sequence includes the following:
- the LOC131814700 gene encoding dimethylaniline monooxygenase [N-oxide-forming] 4 isoform X3, translating into MAKRVAVIGAGVSGLSSIKCCLDEDLEPTCFERTNDIGGLWKFTTTVRSVTKRPDFSETGQWDVVTETEGKQEQAVFDAVMVCTGHYPNPRLPLESFPGIHKFKGQILHSQEYKSPEGFQGKRVLVIGLGNTAGDVAVELSRTAAQVLLSTRTGAWVLHRSSDGGYPFNMVITRRCLNFITQVLPSRVLNWIQQRQLNKRFNHENYGLSITKGKIPKFIVNDELPTCILCGTVTMKTGVKEFTETSALFEDGTVEENIDIMIFATGYTFSFPFLEEPLKSLSTKKIFLYKQVFPSNLERATLALIGFISLKGSILAGTELQARWATRVFKGLCRIPPSQKLMAEATKKEQLIERGVMKDTSEDKLEFIQYLDDLAACIGAKPSVPLLFLKDPRLAWEVFFGPCTPYQYRLVGPGKWDGARNAILTQWDRTLKPLKTRIVPDSTKPASMSHYLKVWGAPLLLASLVLICKPSLCLKPVRDHLQHRISPYLMRIW; encoded by the exons ATGGCCAAGCGAGTGGCAGTGATTGGAGCCGGTGTGAGTGGCCTGTCCTCCATCAAGTGCTGCTTGGATGAGGACCTGGAGCCCACCTGCTTTGAGAGAACTAACGACATCGGGGGACTCTGGAAGTTCACT accacagtgcGCAGTGTAACAAAGCGTCCAGACTTCTCCGAAACTGGCCAGTGGGATGTTgtcacagagacagaggggaagcaggaacaAGCTGTCTTTGATGCTGTCATGGTTTGCACCGGACATTACCCGAATCCCCGTTTACCCTTGGAGTCCTTTCCTG gTATTCATAAATTTAAAGGCCAGATCCTGCACAGCCAGGAGTATAAGAGCCCAGAAGGCTTTCAAGGCAAACGCGTGTTAGTGATTGGTCTTGGGAACACTGCAGGAGACGTGGCCGTGGAGCTGAGTCGGACGGCAGCGCAG GTACTTCTCAGTACCAGGACTGGTGCCTGGGTTCTCCACCGCTCTTCAGATGGGGGCTACCCATTTAATATGGTGATTACAAGAAGATGCCTTAATTTTATCACACAAGTTCTGCCCTCGCGTGTACTAAACTGGATTCAACAGAGGCAACTGAATAAAAGATTTAACCATGAGAATTATGGATTAAGTATTACAAAGGg GAAAATACCAAAATTCATTGTGAATGACGAACTGCCGACCTGTATCCTTTGTGGGACAGTCACCATGAAAACCGGCGTGAAGGAGTTTACAGAAACCTCTGCTCTCTTTGAAGACGGAACCGTGGAAGAAAACATCGATATTATGATCTTCGCGACAggatacacattttcttttccctttctcgaAGAACCTCTTAAAAGCCTCAGTACAAAGAAGATATTCCTATATAAGCAGGTCTTTCCTTCAAACCTAGAGAGAGCAACGCTAGCTCTCATTGGCTTCATCAGCCTTAAAGGATCCATCTTGGCGGGCACGGAGCTCCAAGCACGCTGGGCCACGAGAGTATTCAAAG GACTCTGTCGGATACCTCCATCCCAGAAGTTGATGGCCGAGGCTACTAAAAAGGAGCAGCTCATAGAAAG GGGTGTGATGAAAGACACCAGTGAAGACAAACTTGAGTTCATTCAGTACCTGGATGACCTTGCTGCATGCATAGGCGCCAAGCCCAGTGTCCCTCTTCTGTTCCTCAAGGATCCCAGACTAGCCTGGGAAGTTTTCTTTGGACCGTGCACTCCTTACCAATACCGCCTCGTGGGCCCTGGAAAATGGGATGGAGCCAGAAATGCCATCCTGACCCAGTGGGACAGGACACTGAAACCCTTAAAAACTCGAATTGTTCCTGATTCCACCAAGCCTGCCTCCATGTCACATTATTTAAAAGTTTGGGGGGCACCTCTCCTCCTTGCCTCTCTTGTACTCATCTGTAAACCTTCACTTTGTTTGAAACCAGTACGAGATCATCTACAGCACAGAATTTCCCCTTACCTAATGCGTATTTGGTGA
- the LOC131814700 gene encoding dimethylaniline monooxygenase [N-oxide-forming] 4 isoform X1, protein MAKRVAVIGAGVSGLSSIKCCLDEDLEPTCFERTNDIGGLWKFTETSKDRMTRVYRSLVTNVCKEMSCYSNFPFQEDYPNFMNQGKFWAYLQEFAEHFDLLRYIRFRTTVRSVTKRPDFSETGQWDVVTETEGKQEQAVFDAVMVCTGHYPNPRLPLESFPGIHKFKGQILHSQEYKSPEGFQGKRVLVIGLGNTAGDVAVELSRTAAQVLLSTRTGAWVLHRSSDGGYPFNMVITRRCLNFITQVLPSRVLNWIQQRQLNKRFNHENYGLSITKGKIPKFIVNDELPTCILCGTVTMKTGVKEFTETSALFEDGTVEENIDIMIFATGYTFSFPFLEEPLKSLSTKKIFLYKQVFPSNLERATLALIGFISLKGSILAGTELQARWATRVFKGLCRIPPSQKLMAEATKKEQLIERGVMKDTSEDKLEFIQYLDDLAACIGAKPSVPLLFLKDPRLAWEVFFGPCTPYQYRLVGPGKWDGARNAILTQWDRTLKPLKTRIVPDSTKPASMSHYLKVWGAPLLLASLVLICKPSLCLKPVRDHLQHRISPYLMRIW, encoded by the exons ATGGCCAAGCGAGTGGCAGTGATTGGAGCCGGTGTGAGTGGCCTGTCCTCCATCAAGTGCTGCTTGGATGAGGACCTGGAGCCCACCTGCTTTGAGAGAACTAACGACATCGGGGGACTCTGGAAGTTCACT GAAACTTCTAAAGATAGGATGACCAGGGTCTACAGGTCATTAGTGACGAATGTCTGCAAAGAAATGTCATGTTATAGCAACTTCCCCTTCCAAGAAGATTATCCCAATTTCATGAACCAAGGAAAATTTTGGGCCTATCTCCAAGAATTTGCTGAGCACTTTGACCTTCTGAGATACATTCGGTTTAGG accacagtgcGCAGTGTAACAAAGCGTCCAGACTTCTCCGAAACTGGCCAGTGGGATGTTgtcacagagacagaggggaagcaggaacaAGCTGTCTTTGATGCTGTCATGGTTTGCACCGGACATTACCCGAATCCCCGTTTACCCTTGGAGTCCTTTCCTG gTATTCATAAATTTAAAGGCCAGATCCTGCACAGCCAGGAGTATAAGAGCCCAGAAGGCTTTCAAGGCAAACGCGTGTTAGTGATTGGTCTTGGGAACACTGCAGGAGACGTGGCCGTGGAGCTGAGTCGGACGGCAGCGCAG GTACTTCTCAGTACCAGGACTGGTGCCTGGGTTCTCCACCGCTCTTCAGATGGGGGCTACCCATTTAATATGGTGATTACAAGAAGATGCCTTAATTTTATCACACAAGTTCTGCCCTCGCGTGTACTAAACTGGATTCAACAGAGGCAACTGAATAAAAGATTTAACCATGAGAATTATGGATTAAGTATTACAAAGGg GAAAATACCAAAATTCATTGTGAATGACGAACTGCCGACCTGTATCCTTTGTGGGACAGTCACCATGAAAACCGGCGTGAAGGAGTTTACAGAAACCTCTGCTCTCTTTGAAGACGGAACCGTGGAAGAAAACATCGATATTATGATCTTCGCGACAggatacacattttcttttccctttctcgaAGAACCTCTTAAAAGCCTCAGTACAAAGAAGATATTCCTATATAAGCAGGTCTTTCCTTCAAACCTAGAGAGAGCAACGCTAGCTCTCATTGGCTTCATCAGCCTTAAAGGATCCATCTTGGCGGGCACGGAGCTCCAAGCACGCTGGGCCACGAGAGTATTCAAAG GACTCTGTCGGATACCTCCATCCCAGAAGTTGATGGCCGAGGCTACTAAAAAGGAGCAGCTCATAGAAAG GGGTGTGATGAAAGACACCAGTGAAGACAAACTTGAGTTCATTCAGTACCTGGATGACCTTGCTGCATGCATAGGCGCCAAGCCCAGTGTCCCTCTTCTGTTCCTCAAGGATCCCAGACTAGCCTGGGAAGTTTTCTTTGGACCGTGCACTCCTTACCAATACCGCCTCGTGGGCCCTGGAAAATGGGATGGAGCCAGAAATGCCATCCTGACCCAGTGGGACAGGACACTGAAACCCTTAAAAACTCGAATTGTTCCTGATTCCACCAAGCCTGCCTCCATGTCACATTATTTAAAAGTTTGGGGGGCACCTCTCCTCCTTGCCTCTCTTGTACTCATCTGTAAACCTTCACTTTGTTTGAAACCAGTACGAGATCATCTACAGCACAGAATTTCCCCTTACCTAATGCGTATTTGGTGA
- the LOC131814700 gene encoding dimethylaniline monooxygenase [N-oxide-forming] 4 isoform X2 has translation MTRVYRSLVTNVCKEMSCYSNFPFQEDYPNFMNQGKFWAYLQEFAEHFDLLRYIRFRTTVRSVTKRPDFSETGQWDVVTETEGKQEQAVFDAVMVCTGHYPNPRLPLESFPGIHKFKGQILHSQEYKSPEGFQGKRVLVIGLGNTAGDVAVELSRTAAQVLLSTRTGAWVLHRSSDGGYPFNMVITRRCLNFITQVLPSRVLNWIQQRQLNKRFNHENYGLSITKGKIPKFIVNDELPTCILCGTVTMKTGVKEFTETSALFEDGTVEENIDIMIFATGYTFSFPFLEEPLKSLSTKKIFLYKQVFPSNLERATLALIGFISLKGSILAGTELQARWATRVFKGLCRIPPSQKLMAEATKKEQLIERGVMKDTSEDKLEFIQYLDDLAACIGAKPSVPLLFLKDPRLAWEVFFGPCTPYQYRLVGPGKWDGARNAILTQWDRTLKPLKTRIVPDSTKPASMSHYLKVWGAPLLLASLVLICKPSLCLKPVRDHLQHRISPYLMRIW, from the exons ATGACCAGGGTCTACAGGTCATTAGTGACGAATGTCTGCAAAGAAATGTCATGTTATAGCAACTTCCCCTTCCAAGAAGATTATCCCAATTTCATGAACCAAGGAAAATTTTGGGCCTATCTCCAAGAATTTGCTGAGCACTTTGACCTTCTGAGATACATTCGGTTTAGG accacagtgcGCAGTGTAACAAAGCGTCCAGACTTCTCCGAAACTGGCCAGTGGGATGTTgtcacagagacagaggggaagcaggaacaAGCTGTCTTTGATGCTGTCATGGTTTGCACCGGACATTACCCGAATCCCCGTTTACCCTTGGAGTCCTTTCCTG gTATTCATAAATTTAAAGGCCAGATCCTGCACAGCCAGGAGTATAAGAGCCCAGAAGGCTTTCAAGGCAAACGCGTGTTAGTGATTGGTCTTGGGAACACTGCAGGAGACGTGGCCGTGGAGCTGAGTCGGACGGCAGCGCAG GTACTTCTCAGTACCAGGACTGGTGCCTGGGTTCTCCACCGCTCTTCAGATGGGGGCTACCCATTTAATATGGTGATTACAAGAAGATGCCTTAATTTTATCACACAAGTTCTGCCCTCGCGTGTACTAAACTGGATTCAACAGAGGCAACTGAATAAAAGATTTAACCATGAGAATTATGGATTAAGTATTACAAAGGg GAAAATACCAAAATTCATTGTGAATGACGAACTGCCGACCTGTATCCTTTGTGGGACAGTCACCATGAAAACCGGCGTGAAGGAGTTTACAGAAACCTCTGCTCTCTTTGAAGACGGAACCGTGGAAGAAAACATCGATATTATGATCTTCGCGACAggatacacattttcttttccctttctcgaAGAACCTCTTAAAAGCCTCAGTACAAAGAAGATATTCCTATATAAGCAGGTCTTTCCTTCAAACCTAGAGAGAGCAACGCTAGCTCTCATTGGCTTCATCAGCCTTAAAGGATCCATCTTGGCGGGCACGGAGCTCCAAGCACGCTGGGCCACGAGAGTATTCAAAG GACTCTGTCGGATACCTCCATCCCAGAAGTTGATGGCCGAGGCTACTAAAAAGGAGCAGCTCATAGAAAG GGGTGTGATGAAAGACACCAGTGAAGACAAACTTGAGTTCATTCAGTACCTGGATGACCTTGCTGCATGCATAGGCGCCAAGCCCAGTGTCCCTCTTCTGTTCCTCAAGGATCCCAGACTAGCCTGGGAAGTTTTCTTTGGACCGTGCACTCCTTACCAATACCGCCTCGTGGGCCCTGGAAAATGGGATGGAGCCAGAAATGCCATCCTGACCCAGTGGGACAGGACACTGAAACCCTTAAAAACTCGAATTGTTCCTGATTCCACCAAGCCTGCCTCCATGTCACATTATTTAAAAGTTTGGGGGGCACCTCTCCTCCTTGCCTCTCTTGTACTCATCTGTAAACCTTCACTTTGTTTGAAACCAGTACGAGATCATCTACAGCACAGAATTTCCCCTTACCTAATGCGTATTTGGTGA